Below is a genomic region from Pyrococcus kukulkanii.
AAGGCCGCAAAGGCAGTCCTGTCCGCTGTGGCTAAGATACTCAACCTCGAGATAGATATGACGGCCTTGGACGAGAGGGCCAAGGAGACTGAAGAAATCTTAAGGAAGGTAGAAGAGATGCAGAGGGCAATGATGGAGCAGCAGCTTCCAAGGCCAAGCCACGAGGAGGAAGATAGGGGCTACCTCTGATCTTCTTCTATTAATTTTAAGCTTAATAACCACTTCCACAGCGGAATGAACTCTACCTTCTTTCTCCCATAAACTTCAACTGCCTCATAGTCCCACGTGATGACCTTGAGGTTGTTGCATCTCAGCTCTTTTGAGGCCCTCAACAATGCCTCGACTTCTCTCTTTTTGACATCTGGTTCATCAACACTATAGGACACTTGGATCAGCTCTTTAACCCTGAATCCCAGGGAAATTACAAAGTCAACTTCCCCTTTGGAGTCCATCCAGTAGCTCACGCTCAATCTTGGTTCGCGGTAGTGCTTTCTCCTTAATAACTCGATAGCTACCATGTTCTCAATCCTGTAACCAATATTCCCTATTCCAAAAACTGATGCAAAGCCGACATCAGCAATGTAAAGCTTAGGGATGCTTCTAATGGACTCAATCTCGCTGAAGTGAAACCTCCTCACTGGAAACACGAAGCCTATGTCCTCAAGATATGAGAAGTACTCATAAACCTTGCTTTTGCTTAGATTTAGGCCGAGTGAAGACAGCATTCCATGGAGCTTTCTTATGGAGAGCCTTCTCGCAAAGTTTTTTGTTATAATGCGTATGAGGCCTTTCATTGCCCCAGTTTTTTCTATCCCATACCTCTCGATTAAGTCTTTGTACATTATCAGATCGAGGTACTCTTGGAGGATTCTTATCTTGAGGAGCGGAGGGACATCAATAAGCTCAGGGAATCCTCCGTATTTAATGTACTCTTCGAGATATCGTCTAATTAATCCCCGCTCCCGCTCTATCAACGGTTTATTTATTTGCACACCTTTGAAATGCAAAAATTCGGCGAATGACAACGGGAAGAGTTCAAAGCTGAGGCTACGTCCCCTCAGTGCCGTTGCTATTTCCCTTGATAAGAGCTTTGAAGATGAACCCGTGATAAAGATGTGTGCACTTTTTCTCTCAATGAGGCGTCTTACAAAGAGCTCCCATCCTTTAACAACTTGAACTTCGTCTAGGAAAAGGTACATCTTTTTGGCATTGGAATTGTGCTTGTAGTACAGCTCCACGATCCTCCCAAGATCTTGAGCCTTTAATCCGGCCAGCCTTTCATCCTCAAAGTTGATGTAGAACAGCCTTTCTACTTGGTATTCCCTTTCTAATCAGCTCAAGCATTGTCTGGTATAGGAGGTATGTTTTACCAGATCTTCTAAGACCGTAAACGATCATCGCTCTTTCAAGGTTAGTTGGAAGTTTAAGCTCCCTCTCTTTAACCTCGGGAATGCCGAGCTTGTGGAACTCGATGATGACTTCTTCAATGTCCATGTGTTCACCAATTTGTCCTATTGTGGTATGACATATTTTAAGATTTTGTGTCATTTGGGTGGTAAATATTGGGGTTCGGCCATAAATAGTGTGACATCCACAACCTCCCCTAACTAGTTAAGGGGAGTTGTGCAATCATGAGTGACGCTATGGTAAAGTTATGTCATTACAACAATAAGGAATAATCAAGGAGCCATTGCAAGCCTCCTGAGTTCCTCGATATATCTTTCTTCCCCCCGCTTTCCTGGGAACACGTCTTCAATAACTATATACCCGAGCTTTTCCAACTCATTTCTGTACTTGTTCTTGCCGATGGAGGCAACTACAAGCTTGAGGTTGTTGTTCATAAATAGCTCGGCATATTCTTTTAATTGCAGATAATCTGCTTTCGTTACCCCTATATTAAAATGGTAAGTTCGGGAGGATTCTTAAGCAGTTACTCCCGGTTTTCATATTTGCCCTTAAAAATCAGAATGTCAGGCTTTACATGGGTTTGCTTGTTCTTGGCTGAGGATTTTGCAATTTCTTTCATGGCTGACTTTTGGATTTCTTGGCAATTTAATCCCAAGAATCCTCTCTGCTTTTGTATATTCGCCTCGAATTATACAGTAAAGGGCCTCCCTTACAGATTTACGAGAATATCCCCACGTTATAACTGTCCAGTCATCAACTGGATACTGATACCAAACAGTGAATGTTGAAGCCCTCGTTCTAATGATGCATGTTGGTTCTTCTTTGTTCGTTACTCTAATAGCATCAGTGGGTAAAGATTGTCCATGAGGTAGTGCATTTATAGTCAGTAGAAGAACATAGAGCTCATGAGAGAATCTAATTTTTTCGTCAAGGGTCCGATTCTCCCTTTTGACGTTGGAAGTGCAAGGGATACAAACTTGGCAAACTCTGGATTTTTCATAAACTTCACTCTCTCTTGCCCTATATACATCAACTTTTACATTAAGCTAAGTTGCCAGTTCTTTTACTCGGTTAATTAGAGGGATCACAGTCCTCATGTAATAGTCCAAATACTCCATCTCTTCTCCGAATAAGTAGAATTTGTAATTCCTAATCTCGGCTCTTGTTAGGTGCTTCATCTCAATTTATTTTGTTTGACTTTATATTCCCTCAATTTTAGCCGACCATCCTCATCAAACTTGAACGATTCTCGGGCTTGAACAGTAACCTAAGCGGAACGAGCATGTTATCCCTAACTAGATACACATAAGTGGCCCGCCTAGTTCCTCTACCCTTCTCTATTGTTCTCAGGGTATTCCCATTAATCTCCATTTTGAATTCACCAAAATTACTCCTCTAGAGGTTCAATCTCTATCGCCACTACTCCATACTTCTTCTCCCTCTCCTCATCATAGAACTGCCTGTATACTTGAACACCCTCCTCAATGCTCTCGACCCCAGGAAGAACGTTCTCCAACCCTTCTTTCTCAAGCATCTCCCTGAAGGACTTGTAGACCCTTATCGCCTTAACTCTAACCTTCAGCCTTCCTCCTTCAAAGGAGATTATATCCCCAGGCCTTATCTGCCTCCTCTTCTCGTCGTAAAGCCTCCCCTCAATTTTCTTCTTCCCGGCCTTTATGAGCTCGAGGTATTCCTCCTGAAGCCCCATCTCCCACTCCATTTTAACCACCTCCTTGCCTCAAGTTTGGCTCCATGTTTTTAAGAACCTTTTAGTATAATTTTGTTTTCTTGTGTTTAACTTTGATTAGTAAAATTGTCATAACTATTAATATTTTGATGTATTATTTAAACTGCGTACTACTTATACGGCATAAATTTTATAATATATTATAACCTAGCATATAATAAAAATATCTCTATAGGGGGTGTTATGCTTGAGAAAGATTTTGAGTTTAATTATCGGAATATTAATCCTAGGCCTAACGAGTGGAGTTAGTAGTGCTGCAGAACCAGAAACAAAAGCTGCTCCGTCATCTCCCTACTATTGGAATGGGCACTTTGTAGGTAAAGTGGGCATTGCCTCAACCTATCTGCCTAAGGCAGTTGCGGTAAATGAAGACGACACTGTGACACTCCCACAAGTCTTCTTCCTTAGGGTGAAACTCGGAGATAGTTGGAAGTATAGGTGGAACCACTATTATTTCCCCACAAGCTCTGGGCACTGGATCTCAATCGAGATTATTAAACCTAGTCCTAATACTTATGTGGGAATCGTGGGAGGCAAAGATGGTATCTTTATTGTAGATTCAGGACATAATACGGCAGGTCTAGAGGACAAATACAAAGGGTTTTTCAAGAAAGCCATAGATCTTCTAGCCGATATTCTCGGCCTCCCGAGCTTTAGTGATATCATATCTAGTTTAGAAGAGAGTGAAAGAGGTAGCTACACAATCCAGATTTCTTGGAATGATCAAAAATCGTTCTTTGACGTTAAGAAAATAACAATCAAATTCTATGGAACATCTACATTTAGAGGTACAGATTATGGAGCGGGGCTAACTTGGATAATAACAAATCCTAAGGAAGGCGACTATAAATTTAAGGTAAGTGGAGGAGCAACTTTGTATGTGACCAAGTATTCTCATAATAGCATTCCCACTCCTATTATACTAGGAAGGAATCACGTGATTCCATATTCAGTTCTTGGGGAAACAACGAGAAGTGCAAGTATTACTGTAAAAACGAGAATTTATTATAGCCAGAGCTACTGAGGGGTTGATAGGAGTGAAAAATTTGAAAACCCCCCTAATCATTATTTTTCTTTTTATTTCTATCTTTGTAGCATGTTTGAAATACTCGCAATATGAGACGATAAAACAAAAGGAGATAGAGCTCAACAAAACCCTAGAGTTAATAGAGTCTGATCTTCAGGCTTATAAGTTGGAGTATAACCGCACTTACAGAGATTACCTTAATCAAAAATTGAGCAGAGAAGATATTGAAAATGCCATTAAAAGGGTGTTATTTCTTAAAAATAGGCTCATTGAATTAAACGCTTCGAAGGAAGATATAAAAAGTGTTGATAACTGCATCAAGGATGTATATGCCCTTCAAGAGGAGAGCAAATTTTACACTGCTCTAAAGCAGAGTAGAAGTTGTGCCATTACCGCTTCAGATTCACTTGGCTCAATCCTTGCGGTTTCGAATCGTACAAAATTAATAGAGTATGCCCAGGAAGAGCTTCGAAACCTTACCCTCATGAAAAATGAAGTCGAGGAAGAGTGGAAAAAGATATTGGAGAGGGGAGTTAATTTTACCGATTACATGGTGGTTGGCCTCATAGTAGAAGAAGACATTCTCAAAGCAGAAATCTTCATGAACGATTCATGTAATTTCCTGAAAAGACTTCAAAAAATGCCAAACCCTCAAACTCCAGAAGAAATCGAAAACATCACTATATTAGGGGGTTGGGTAGGAGGTTACTTGGAATTTGCCAGAAGTTTCTTGGAAGATGCACGAGTGCTAATGACTCGTGTTAACTCCGGTAATTTCAGTCCAAATGAATTGGAGGAGGATGTATATGCACTCAGGGACTACCTCTTAAGTATTGACGTTCCATGTAATTCCACGAAATTCATGGCTGCAGTGGCATGCGACTGGAAAGAGTATAATAAAAAATTGGGACTTATGGGGGCAGAGAGAGGGTATTATTCTGCGGCAATTTATTATCTCCTATACGCAATTGCAATAAATGAACATATAAGTGAATTTAAAGCTCTAGATCTAGCCTTTAACAGTACGAAAACCCCCGCAGATAGAGTGAAGATAGTCCTTAATTTGAGACATGAGGCTCTGGCTTTGCTAAATAGTTGCCCTCAAGACCCGATAACGTCCTTATACGTGAGTGATGCAGTGGGATGGTATTTCAAGCAGGGAGATATAATCTTGGAACATATGTTAGAATTCCGGAGAGAGGATACAACGCCTCAGCCAATATATAGCTACGAGATGGCGAAAATCATCGCTAAGAAGATGTGTCGCGCTTCCATACTGTATCGCATGAACAACTCCAGGAATTCTTGCTCTTAATTGACTTGTTGGAATGTAACCGACCTGCAAGCTAATGAAGAAGTTGGAAGTATAACACTTTGAGGAAAGGCTTGGTGTCCTAAATCTTTCACTTTTTGAGGTACAGCCTTCTTATGTTCTTGAGGGATCTTTCTTGGGCCTCACCTTAGCTTAAGCATCCTAAGGGCTTTGAAGTATCCTCCCCCTGGCTGAGGTTCTAGAATCACGCTAAACTTCTTTCACTCTACAAAAAGTTCAACGATCCTCATTTCCTTCACCCAAATACCTCATAATCCCCTTAATTGAATTCACTATCCCTTGCATCTCCCTAAACTTTATGTCCTCTTCAAGCTTCTCATAGGGCTTTAGGAGCTTATCTTCCTCTAAGAGTTCTTTGATTATCAGATCAATATCTTTTCCCATGTTCCTCCTCACTACGTCAACCCACAGCTCCACCTGTTCCCTGTGCCTTTCCAGTATCTTTGGATCTTCCAGCATTCCAAAGTGAGCGAAGCATATCCTCTTACTCCCCAGGGAAATCATCTTTTCAAGGGATTCAACGTAAAGTTCTTTGATGAACCTCGGAGGAGTCGCTGGCCTCAAGTACACCTCGCCATCAGCATCCAAGTACACTCCCGCTGAATCTCCAGTAAAGAGGTAGTCGCCAAAGAGGTAGCTCTGGTGATGCGAGGCATGTCCGGGAGTCTCAATAACTTCAATCCCCTCAGGCGGTTTCGCGATGCTCTCTTCTGGAATTGGAAGAGGTCTTCCATACGCTAAGGCCACTTCACCGAGAACCTTCCTGCTTGCCTCCCACAGCTTCTCAGGATTAATTAAATGCTTGACTCCCCTCTCGTGGACGACGACTTTAGCCTTAGGGTACAGCCTAAGGAAGTGGCCTATCCCTCCCGCGTGGTCAAGGTGGATGTGAGTAAGCAGAACGTACTCCACCTTAATCCCCAGGGAATCTAGGGCACGCTTGAGGGTTTTCACCGTCGATGCTGGGCCAACGTCAACTATCACGTTGAGATCTTTTATTACCCAGGAGCCAATGAACTTTCTGTACCCCTTTAACTCAAGGGGAAGTTCAATCAAGTACAGATCACCATACTCGAGTATCACTTCCCTCACCGTTACCGTTAATAAAAGAAGCGCACTATTAAGTTATGGTGGGACTATGAGTCCTTTTCTTAAAGTTGTAAAATCAGCGGAGGAGGTAGTATGAGGGAAGTAACACCTAAGAAGATTATGGAGATGAAGGGCAGGGAAAAGATAACTATGATTACGGCTTACGACTATCCCTCGGCACTCTTGGCAGATAAGGCCGGCTTCGATATCGTGTTCGTAGGAGATTCCCTTGGGATGGTTGTTTACGGTGATGAGAACACCCTAAACGTGACGATGGAGCAAATGGTCTTTCACACTAGGGCTGTAGCAAAGGCCGTAAAGAGGGCCCTTGTTTTAGCAGATATGCCCTTCGGAAGCTACGAGGTCAGCGTTGAAGAGGGAGTTAAGAACGCGATAAAGTTGATTCAGGCCGGAGCAGATGCCGTGAAGATCGAGGGCGGGGCTGATCATGAAAAGCTGGTGAGGAAGCTCGTTAGGATGGGAATTCCCGTCATGGGGCATACAGGTTTAACACCGCAGAGGTACCTCAGGCTTGGAGGCTACAGGATAATGGGTGGCACTGATGAAGAGGTTGAGGAGATAATAAGGGATGCAAAGGCTTTGGAGAGGGCAGGGGCCTTCGCGGTAGTTCTGGAGTTCGTTTATGCGGATGTTGCTAAGATGGTTACTGAAGAGGTTTCAATACCGACAATTGGCATTGGAGCTGGTCCCTGGGTTGACGGGCAGGTCTTGGTGTGGCATGACGTCCTCGGCTTAATAGACTTCTCACCGCCGTTCGCGAAGAGATATGCAAACTTAAAGGAGGAGATACTCAAGGCGATAAGCGAGTTCAGGAGGGAAGTTAAGGAGGGTAAGTTCCCAGGGAAGGAGCACTATTGGACGAGGGGATGAATTAGGAGATGAATTTAAGTTTTAGGTCAGAAACTTCTGCGATATCTAAGAAGTCACTATCCCTTGTTACTAACTCTTCCCCGTTGTTAATGCAGATTGATGCTATTACTAAATCAGCAAATGGCTTTGGTTTCCCAATCTTTAGGAGTGATATCTGGATATTATGAGCGAGCAAAATATCTTCAAACGTGGGAAACAAGATATTTCCATAGAATCTTTTGTATCTGACAATCGCAGGATATTCGACAAAGGTAACACCTGTTATATTTTCATTGATCTCCTGCCTATTTTTCACTCTTTCAATGACAATATTCGTATCTAATACAACCATTTAATCCTCTCCTTCTCCTTATTCCTCACATAAAAATCGTGTGATATTTCATCCTCTAACTCATCTTCTGTTATCCCAAGCATCTCCCTTAGTTTATCTATTGACATAACCTTTGGTGAAATCTCAGCTAATGCCCTGTTTATTGCCTCCTTTAACTTTTTTTCATCTACCCAATCTGGGACTTCTATGGTGATAACCTTGCTCAACAATGACACCCCCAAGTGAAGTTATTGGACAATTCCGGTTTATACCTTTTTAGGCATTGATATCTCTTTTGCACTAAAGGATAATTTTTAGATGAACATTTACTCCATACACGTTGATGTTCATGATTTGGGATCCATAACCTTTGTAGCATCCTCCATATTTTGTTGGAATATAAGCGCTTAAGATATGGCTAAAAGGCCCTTGGATAAAATATCGAATTTCTATGGGCCTTCTTTTGCCTTCATTCTTTCTGAAGGAATTTAACCTGGGAGCATGCGTCTATTTAAAGACCTTGAATATAGAAAATCTCCTGGGATCTGGACAGTTTCTGCAGAAAACAATTTAAAACCTTAGTGTCTAAACATTTGTTTACCTTGTTTGTGGATAGCAATTGAGATAATTCTTCAATGAAAAGCATTTGAGTTTGCCCTTTTTATGATCTTTGAATGCAATATGTACAACTTCTCATGCAACAAATATCTCGGGATCTTGTATGAATTGGGAAGCACAGAATTCCTCTTCTTTCTTCTTTCCCTTATTAAATTTTCTCCTGTATGTGCACAGGCTCCTAAAAAAGCATAGTATCCCAGCACACCTGATTCAAAGCGTCCCCTTCCAGGCTTAATCTTAAATTTTATGTCCCTTTTAAATGGAACCCCGGCTAACGCCCAGTAAATGCTACTGCTGTAGATATACTGCTGTAGATACTCCAAAGGCCATTGGAGTATCTTCTGAAGAGCTTATTGAGTACTATGAGTGGAAGGCCAACCTTGAGAAGCTTGAGAAGACAGGAATGAAGAAAATGACGAGGGAAGAAGCTATTAAATTCCTGCAGTCTCAAAAAGGGAAAAGGGAAATAAGCGAGGAAGAAGCAATCGAACTATACTATGAGGTTAAGGAGGAAATCAAGAAATGGAGGCTAATAGAAAAGAGGCTAAAGGAGCTAGGCCTCGAGTAGTCATTAACACTTCTGTACTTTTCTCAGGCGCAATCTCAACTAAGGGTTATGCCTTTGAGGTATTGGAGCTCTTGGCAGAGGGTCACATCGTGAACTATGTTTCGGAGTGGGTTCTCAGAGAATATCAGGGGAAACTAACTTCGAAGAAGGCTCTCAAGTACTTATCCCCTGAAGAAGCTGAGGGGATATCAATCTCATAAGAAGCCACTCCAAGATAGTTCCAATAAAGCACTCCTTCCAAAATTCAAGGCCCCTCCTTGAGAAGGTTAGTGAGTTCGAGGATATTCCATTCCTTGATGTTGTGTATAACGCAAAAGTCGAGTTCCTGATAACCTACGACAGGAAGCGCCTTCTGAAGATCAGGGGCAAAAACAAGGGATTCAAGCTCAATGACCACGAGTTCTACATCCTGACACCCCAGGAATTTATTGCAATGTATAGACAGTGAATTCACTCCCCGCTAAGCCCTAAAGTTCCAAAGATTATAAGTGCAAACCCAGAGAGATGCCATAAAGTTACGGGCTCGCCCATGAGGAGTGCAACGGCAATGGCAACGGCTGGAGCTGGAGTTATTATTGCCGTCGCGAGGGATAAATCAATTCTCCCTATTGAAGCGTACCATATCAGCTGGCCAAACGCTATTATGAAGCCCTCCGCTACCGAATAGGGAGTGAACTCTAAACCGGTAGTCACGGCAAGGGGGAGCAGGTAAAGTGAGCCAAAAGAGTTCCTAAGGAAGGCTATCGTCTGAGGATTTGCTTTAGTTTTCTTCGCAATGACGTGCCCGATCTGCCAGAACAGTGGAACGAGCAGGAGAAGGAAATCTCCAACGCGCACTTCTAGACCTTTACCCTGGGTTATAACCATGGCAACTCCTGAAAGCACCAAGAGAGAATAGAAAGCTCTCCTTCCCGTAATCTTCTCTCTCAAAAATATTGAGGCGAGGATAAAGGAGAAGAGAACTTCAGCTCTAGTTATTAATGCAGCATTTACCGCCGTGGAGAGCCTCGCTCCAATTGAGTACGAAATGTAGGCAAGGAAGGTTCCAAAGAAGCCTATTAGCGCCCCTCTCTTCCACGTAGCTTTTGCCTCTTGCAGGTTAACGGTTGGAATAAGGATCAGGGAGGCAATAAAAGCAGAGAAAAAGGCAAAGCTTATGGGGTTGGTGGGATTGGCTTTTATAACCACTGGCTCAAGACCATAAAGTAACATTCCACTGAGCGCGAGTAGGACTCCTTCACTCTTCCTTCTCATCTCCTTTCATTTCCTTCAACTTGTTTACAAGCTTTTCCGCTATCTCCATAAAGGCCTTCGCAGCTGGGGAGTCACCGTACAGAACTATCGGAATGCCGAGGTCGCTTGCTTCCCTTGCCTTGAGGTCTATTGGGATCTTGCCCAGGAAGTCAACGCCTTCCTTCTCCGCGAGCTTTTCTCCTCCCCCCTCCCCGAAGATGTCTATCTTGTTTCCACAGTGCGGGCAGATCAAATAGCTCATATTCTCCACTACCGCTATATAAGGAACTTCCATCTTCTTCATCATGTTCACCGCTTTTCCTGTATCGAGCAGGGCGACTTCCTGGGGGGTGGTAACGATTATGGCGGCATCGAGCTGGATCGACTGAACTACGGTTAGGATTTCATCTCCAGTCCCTGGGGGGAAGTCGATTATCATGAAGTCAAGCTCGCCCCACTTCACGTCCCCTAAGAGTTGCTTTATTGCCTTTGTAACAAGGGCGCCCCTCCAGATTATTGGCTGATCCTCGGGAACCATCATCCCCATGCTCATTACCTTTATTGGAGTAACCTGGCCCATGAAGTCCGCCATTGGAGGTATCATCTCGAAGTGGCCATCGTCGAACTTCTCAGCAAAAACTTCGGCCTTGTCAACGCCGAGCATTTTGGCAACGTTTGGGCCATGTATGTCTGCATCGAGAATTCCGACGAAGTATCCCATCTTGGCTAAAGCCGCAGTCAAGTTAACGGCAACGGTACTCTTCCCTACTCCGCCCTTTCCGCTCAAAACCGCGATCTTGTACTTCCACTTCTTCTCTTTCTCCTTTATCCTCTGCGTTAGGGGATCAACGCCAAGCCCGGGCAAGTTTAGGGTTGGAGCCTTAATCGTCATTCCATTCCACCCGTCATGAGTTGTTAGGTCGGGTTAAAAACCTTTGCCCTTTTGTGTAGCTTTTGGATCAAAAGTGTATAACCGAAACTTATTTGTTTCATTATTTATCGGCTTATGATGGATAACGCGTCGGATCCTCTTAGAAGAAAAATCGAAGAATATTATGGAATTTTTAAGGGAGAATATCTTAGCCCTGAAGAGATTGATGGACTAATTAGAGAAGAAACAGAGAAGCTTTTAAGGAATAAGTTGAATAAAATTCTTCTTCAAAATGAACAAGGGGCTTAGAATTTTCTAACTAGGAGAGCAGAAGTGCGAGAAGCTTGATTTTGAACGTTAGATATACTCGAAATCCCTCGTCATTAGATCCTCGAGCAACTCCTTAACCCAGGGCCTCCTCGTTCTGAGGGATAAGTGTATTATGCCCTCGACGTGAACCCCATACTTCTCCTTGAGCTCCTCCTTGGTCACAGGCTCCTTAAAGAGGAAGGGCCTCTCTATCGTGAAGGCGTAGCCGAACTCGTTTATATACCCCTTAAGCCACCTCTTCCCCTCGCTCTCGCCGTGAACGAATGTTAACCCGCTTGTATCCTTCGTGAGCTCCCACAGGGTCTCAAAATCAGCCTTTATGACTTCACCGACCTCAAATCCTCCAGCTATGGTTCCCCTCTTCGTGAGGGTTTGTTCTTCGGTCAGGCCCAGCCTTCGGAGGGTCTTCTTCAGCGTGTACAAGTCTCCCCTCGCTATGTAGAGGAAGACGATATCACCTTCCTCGAAGATCCTACTCCTCCTTATTTCATGCCATTTTAATCCTCTAAATATCAGCTCGCCGTAGACCTGATGGAGCGCAATTACGTGTTGCATGGTCTTCGATAGTGAGAAGGATTAAAAATGTTATCTGCCTAGGAACTCTGTATGAGGGAAGAAGCGAGGTTGCTCTGGGAGCAGGCACTGGAGGATCTAAAAACTGCTGAGGTTTT
It encodes:
- a CDS encoding ATP-binding protein; the protein is MFYINFEDERLAGLKAQDLGRIVELYYKHNSNAKKMYLFLDEVQVVKGWELFVRRLIERKSAHIFITGSSSKLLSREIATALRGRSLSFELFPLSFAEFLHFKGVQINKPLIERERGLIRRYLEEYIKYGGFPELIDVPPLLKIRILQEYLDLIMYKDLIERYGIEKTGAMKGLIRIITKNFARRLSIRKLHGMLSSLGLNLSKSKVYEYFSYLEDIGFVFPVRRFHFSEIESIRSIPKLYIADVGFASVFGIGNIGYRIENMVAIELLRRKHYREPRLSVSYWMDSKGEVDFVISLGFRVKELIQVSYSVDEPDVKKREVEALLRASKELRCNNLKVITWDYEAVEVYGRKKVEFIPLWKWLLSLKLIEEDQR
- a CDS encoding ASCH domain-containing protein, with translation MEWEMGLQEEYLELIKAGKKKIEGRLYDEKRRQIRPGDIISFEGGRLKVRVKAIRVYKSFREMLEKEGLENVLPGVESIEEGVQVYRQFYDEEREKKYGVVAIEIEPLEE
- a CDS encoding 1-deoxy-D-xylulose-5-phosphate synthase, whose amino-acid sequence is MIGVKNLKTPLIIIFLFISIFVACLKYSQYETIKQKEIELNKTLELIESDLQAYKLEYNRTYRDYLNQKLSREDIENAIKRVLFLKNRLIELNASKEDIKSVDNCIKDVYALQEESKFYTALKQSRSCAITASDSLGSILAVSNRTKLIEYAQEELRNLTLMKNEVEEEWKKILERGVNFTDYMVVGLIVEEDILKAEIFMNDSCNFLKRLQKMPNPQTPEEIENITILGGWVGGYLEFARSFLEDARVLMTRVNSGNFSPNELEEDVYALRDYLLSIDVPCNSTKFMAAVACDWKEYNKKLGLMGAERGYYSAAIYYLLYAIAINEHISEFKALDLAFNSTKTPADRVKIVLNLRHEALALLNSCPQDPITSLYVSDAVGWYFKQGDIILEHMLEFRREDTTPQPIYSYEMAKIIAKKMCRASILYRMNNSRNSCS
- a CDS encoding MBL fold metallo-hydrolase; protein product: MREVILEYGDLYLIELPLELKGYRKFIGSWVIKDLNVIVDVGPASTVKTLKRALDSLGIKVEYVLLTHIHLDHAGGIGHFLRLYPKAKVVVHERGVKHLINPEKLWEASRKVLGEVALAYGRPLPIPEESIAKPPEGIEVIETPGHASHHQSYLFGDYLFTGDSAGVYLDADGEVYLRPATPPRFIKELYVESLEKMISLGSKRICFAHFGMLEDPKILERHREQVELWVDVVRRNMGKDIDLIIKELLEEDKLLKPYEKLEEDIKFREMQGIVNSIKGIMRYLGEGNEDR
- the panB gene encoding 3-methyl-2-oxobutanoate hydroxymethyltransferase codes for the protein MREVTPKKIMEMKGREKITMITAYDYPSALLADKAGFDIVFVGDSLGMVVYGDENTLNVTMEQMVFHTRAVAKAVKRALVLADMPFGSYEVSVEEGVKNAIKLIQAGADAVKIEGGADHEKLVRKLVRMGIPVMGHTGLTPQRYLRLGGYRIMGGTDEEVEEIIRDAKALERAGAFAVVLEFVYADVAKMVTEEVSIPTIGIGAGPWVDGQVLVWHDVLGLIDFSPPFAKRYANLKEEILKAISEFRREVKEGKFPGKEHYWTRG
- a CDS encoding type II toxin-antitoxin system VapC family toxin, which translates into the protein MVVLDTNIVIERVKNRQEINENITGVTFVEYPAIVRYKRFYGNILFPTFEDILLAHNIQISLLKIGKPKPFADLVIASICINNGEELVTRDSDFLDIAEVSDLKLKFIS
- a CDS encoding putative toxin-antitoxin system toxin component, PIN family gives rise to the protein MEANRKEAKGARPRVVINTSVLFSGAISTKGYAFEVLELLAEGHIVNYVSEWVLREYQGKLTSKKALKYLSPEEAEGISIS
- a CDS encoding DMT family transporter is translated as MRRKSEGVLLALSGMLLYGLEPVVIKANPTNPISFAFFSAFIASLILIPTVNLQEAKATWKRGALIGFFGTFLAYISYSIGARLSTAVNAALITRAEVLFSFILASIFLREKITGRRAFYSLLVLSGVAMVITQGKGLEVRVGDFLLLLVPLFWQIGHVIAKKTKANPQTIAFLRNSFGSLYLLPLAVTTGLEFTPYSVAEGFIIAFGQLIWYASIGRIDLSLATAIITPAPAVAIAVALLMGEPVTLWHLSGFALIIFGTLGLSGE
- a CDS encoding Mrp/NBP35 family ATP-binding protein, encoding MTIKAPTLNLPGLGVDPLTQRIKEKEKKWKYKIAVLSGKGGVGKSTVAVNLTAALAKMGYFVGILDADIHGPNVAKMLGVDKAEVFAEKFDDGHFEMIPPMADFMGQVTPIKVMSMGMMVPEDQPIIWRGALVTKAIKQLLGDVKWGELDFMIIDFPPGTGDEILTVVQSIQLDAAIIVTTPQEVALLDTGKAVNMMKKMEVPYIAVVENMSYLICPHCGNKIDIFGEGGGEKLAEKEGVDFLGKIPIDLKAREASDLGIPIVLYGDSPAAKAFMEIAEKLVNKLKEMKGDEKEE
- a CDS encoding ASCH domain-containing protein; this encodes MQHVIALHQVYGELIFRGLKWHEIRRSRIFEEGDIVFLYIARGDLYTLKKTLRRLGLTEEQTLTKRGTIAGGFEVGEVIKADFETLWELTKDTSGLTFVHGESEGKRWLKGYINEFGYAFTIERPFLFKEPVTKEELKEKYGVHVEGIIHLSLRTRRPWVKELLEDLMTRDFEYI